The following coding sequences lie in one Azospirillum humicireducens genomic window:
- a CDS encoding SAM-dependent methyltransferase, giving the protein MLLVRLLAAAKGDGTLNLVTVDGKRHRIGSGPPKLTLRLHDHAVVRDLLINPRLHFGEAYMDGRLSIEGGTIYDLLSMLMSGSEVQGALGRAVEALSPILRRAQQYNPMRRSRQNVEHHYNLSREFYELFLDRDMQYSCAYFSEPDMSLDDAQEAKKRHIAAKLLLVPGMRVLDIGCGWGGMALYLARHTGARVTGITLSSEQFEVAKQRAEAAGLSDRVTFELRDYREFAGTHPAAFDRIVSVGMFEHVGMPHYRNYFDAVRDMLNEEGVALIHSIGRLDGPASTNPWIRKYIFPGGYSPALSEVLPVIERCGLLATDLEILRMHYAETLHHWRARFKARREKAKALYDERFCRMWEFYLAGAELSFRLQGHMVFQIQLARSLSAVPLKRDYMLNAERELASTVTDLPGQTPFSVEATMP; this is encoded by the coding sequence ATGCTGCTGGTTCGTCTGCTTGCCGCCGCCAAGGGCGACGGAACCCTGAACCTTGTCACCGTCGATGGAAAACGCCATCGGATCGGCTCCGGTCCACCCAAACTGACGCTTCGGCTCCATGACCACGCTGTGGTACGGGACCTGCTGATCAATCCCCGCCTGCACTTCGGCGAAGCCTATATGGATGGGCGCCTGTCCATTGAGGGCGGCACCATCTACGACCTGCTGTCGATGCTGATGAGTGGCAGCGAGGTGCAGGGGGCGCTCGGTCGCGCCGTTGAAGCGCTGTCGCCGATTCTGCGCCGTGCGCAGCAGTACAATCCGATGCGGCGATCACGGCAGAACGTCGAGCATCACTACAACCTTTCGCGCGAGTTCTACGAACTTTTCCTCGACCGCGATATGCAGTATTCCTGTGCCTACTTCTCCGAACCGGACATGTCGCTGGACGACGCGCAGGAAGCCAAGAAGCGCCACATCGCAGCCAAGCTGCTTTTGGTGCCTGGGATGCGCGTACTCGACATCGGCTGCGGCTGGGGAGGCATGGCGCTTTATCTTGCCCGGCATACGGGAGCGCGGGTAACCGGCATCACTCTGTCCTCCGAACAGTTTGAAGTGGCGAAGCAGCGGGCCGAGGCAGCTGGGCTGTCCGACCGCGTCACCTTCGAATTGCGGGACTATCGGGAGTTCGCCGGCACCCACCCGGCCGCATTCGATCGCATCGTTTCAGTCGGCATGTTCGAGCATGTCGGCATGCCACACTACCGCAACTATTTCGACGCCGTGCGCGACATGCTGAATGAAGAAGGGGTGGCTCTGATCCATTCCATCGGCCGACTCGACGGGCCGGCAAGCACCAATCCCTGGATCCGCAAATACATCTTTCCCGGCGGCTACTCCCCAGCCCTGTCGGAAGTGTTGCCGGTCATCGAGCGCTGCGGCCTGCTCGCCACCGACCTGGAGATTCTGCGGATGCATTATGCCGAAACGCTGCACCACTGGCGCGCCCGCTTCAAAGCCCGCCGGGAGAAGGCGAAGGCACTGTATGATGAGCGGTTCTGCCGGATGTGGGAGTTCTATCTGGCTGGTGCCGAACTGTCTTTCCGCCTGCAAGGCCACATGGTGTTCCAGATCCAACTCGCGCGCTCGCTGAGCGCGGTGCCACTCAAGCGCGACTATATGCTGAATGCGGAACGGGAGCTTGCTTCGACCGTGACTGACCTGCCCGGGCAGACACCATTTTCAGTGGAAGCCACCATGCCCTGA
- the rplI gene encoding 50S ribosomal protein L9, which translates to MEVILLERVEKLGQMGQVVKVRPGFARNYLLPQKKAMRATKANLAVFEKQKAHLEAVNLERRKDAEHVATKMDNVTVVVIRQAAETGVLYGSVTTRDVSDALTAAGYKTDRKQVQIDTPIKTLGLFKLRVVLHPEVSITVTVNVARSAEEAELQAQRGGMITAADLRDDEDEEETFVEETATEEEEG; encoded by the coding sequence ATGGAAGTTATTCTGCTGGAGCGGGTCGAGAAGCTCGGCCAGATGGGCCAGGTCGTGAAGGTGCGTCCCGGCTTCGCCCGCAACTATCTGCTGCCGCAGAAGAAGGCCATGCGCGCCACCAAGGCGAACCTGGCTGTCTTCGAGAAGCAGAAGGCCCACCTTGAGGCCGTGAACCTCGAGCGCCGCAAGGACGCCGAGCATGTCGCGACCAAGATGGACAACGTGACGGTCGTCGTGATCCGTCAGGCCGCCGAGACCGGCGTCCTGTACGGCTCCGTGACCACCCGCGACGTTTCCGACGCGCTGACCGCCGCCGGCTACAAGACCGACCGCAAGCAGGTCCAGATCGATACCCCGATCAAGACCCTGGGTCTGTTCAAGCTGCGCGTCGTCCTGCACCCGGAAGTGTCGATCACGGTTACGGTCAACGTCGCCCGTTCGGCCGAAGAGGCCGAGTTGCAGGCCCAGCGTGGCGGCATGATCACCGCCGCCGACCTGCGCGACGACGAGGACGAAGAAGAGACCTTCGTCGAAGAGACCGCGACCGAGGAAGAGGAGGGCTGA
- a CDS encoding VOC family protein, with protein sequence MKLGYTIIYVADVPATIDFYERAFGLKRRFVHESNLYAELDTGETTLAFAGESMAEMNGLAIRPNRKGEIPSGFEIALVTDDPRAAYAKAIAAGADAVSSPVEKPWGQIVGYVRDMDGCLVEICSPVAGG encoded by the coding sequence ATGAAGCTCGGATACACCATCATCTATGTTGCCGACGTGCCTGCCACGATTGATTTCTACGAACGTGCCTTCGGCCTGAAGCGTCGCTTCGTGCATGAAAGCAACCTGTATGCGGAACTCGATACCGGTGAAACGACCTTGGCCTTCGCCGGTGAGTCGATGGCGGAAATGAATGGCCTCGCGATCCGCCCCAACCGCAAGGGTGAGATTCCCTCTGGCTTCGAGATCGCTCTCGTGACCGACGATCCCCGAGCGGCCTATGCGAAGGCCATCGCCGCGGGAGCAGATGCCGTATCATCGCCGGTCGAGAAGCCCTGGGGTCAGATCGTCGGCTATGTCCGCGATATGGATGGATGTCTGGTCGAGATCTGCTCACCGGTCGCCGGGGGATAG
- a CDS encoding NADP-dependent isocitrate dehydrogenase, whose translation MTKIKVANPVVELDGDEMTRIIWQFIKDKLILPYLDIDLKYYDLGIENRDKTDDKVTVESANAIKQYGVGVKCATITPDEARVKEFNLKKMWKSPNGTIRNILGGTVFREPIVCSNVPRYVPGWTKPIIIGRHAFGDQYKATDFVVPGPGKLTIKWEAAEGGEKIEHEVYDFPGAGVAMGMYNLDESIEGFAHSSLMYGLERGYSVYLSTKNTILKAYDGRFKDIFQRIFDESYAEQFKAKGLVYEHRLIDDMVASALKWEGGFVWACKNYDGDVESDVVAQGFGSLGLMTSVLVTPDGKTVEAEAAHGTVTRHYREHQKGKETSTNPIASIYAWTQGLAYRGKFDDTPDVVKFAQTLERVCVETVESGYMTKDLAILIGPQQPWLTTKQFLDKLSDNLEKKMAAWS comes from the coding sequence ATGACCAAGATCAAGGTAGCCAATCCGGTCGTCGAACTCGACGGCGACGAGATGACGCGCATCATCTGGCAGTTCATCAAAGACAAGCTGATCCTGCCCTACCTCGACATCGACCTGAAGTACTACGACCTCGGCATCGAGAACCGCGACAAGACCGACGACAAGGTCACTGTCGAGTCGGCGAACGCCATCAAGCAGTATGGCGTCGGCGTGAAGTGCGCGACCATCACCCCGGATGAGGCGCGGGTGAAGGAATTCAACCTCAAGAAGATGTGGAAGTCGCCGAACGGCACGATCCGCAACATCCTGGGCGGCACCGTCTTCCGCGAGCCGATCGTCTGCTCCAACGTTCCGCGCTACGTCCCGGGCTGGACCAAGCCGATCATCATCGGCCGTCACGCCTTCGGCGACCAGTACAAGGCCACCGACTTCGTCGTTCCGGGTCCGGGCAAGCTGACCATCAAGTGGGAAGCAGCCGAGGGCGGCGAGAAGATCGAGCATGAAGTCTACGACTTCCCCGGCGCCGGCGTGGCGATGGGCATGTACAACCTCGACGAGTCGATCGAGGGCTTTGCCCACTCCAGCCTCATGTATGGTCTGGAGCGCGGCTACTCGGTCTATCTGTCGACGAAGAACACGATCCTGAAGGCCTATGACGGTCGCTTCAAGGACATCTTCCAGCGGATCTTCGACGAGTCCTACGCCGAACAGTTCAAGGCCAAGGGTCTGGTCTATGAGCACCGCCTGATCGACGACATGGTCGCTTCGGCCCTCAAGTGGGAAGGCGGCTTCGTCTGGGCCTGCAAGAACTACGACGGCGACGTGGAGTCGGACGTGGTGGCGCAGGGCTTCGGCTCGCTGGGCCTGATGACCTCGGTGTTGGTGACGCCCGACGGCAAGACTGTGGAAGCCGAGGCCGCCCACGGCACGGTGACCCGCCATTACCGCGAGCACCAGAAGGGCAAGGAGACCTCGACCAACCCGATCGCGTCGATCTATGCCTGGACCCAGGGTCTGGCCTACCGCGGCAAGTTCGACGATACCCCGGACGTGGTCAAGTTCGCCCAGACGCTGGAGCGCGTCTGCGTCGAGACCGTGGAATCCGGCTACATGACCAAGGATCTCGCCATCCTGATCGGCCCGCAGCAGCCGTGGCTGACCACCAAGCAGTTCCTGGACAAGCTGTCGGACAATCTGGAAAAGAAGATGGCCGCCTGGTCGTAA
- a CDS encoding RNA polymerase sigma factor → MTGDDALPGPLMSLPDMDDRAIADHVPRLRRYATALVGNRSDADDLVQDCVEKALANRHALRDPSKLGGWLMTILHNLHISGQRGRRRRGAEVPVEDLADDLALSAPPADRGAVRDFARAFAQLSDEHRTILLLTGMEGLSYREVAEVLELPIGTVMSRLARAREKLRVLLDGGTQQMVRRIK, encoded by the coding sequence ATGACCGGTGACGATGCCCTTCCCGGACCTTTGATGAGCCTGCCCGACATGGATGACCGCGCCATCGCCGACCATGTGCCGCGGCTTCGGCGCTATGCCACCGCCCTGGTGGGCAACCGGTCCGATGCCGACGATCTGGTCCAGGATTGCGTGGAAAAGGCGCTGGCCAACCGCCATGCACTTCGCGATCCGTCGAAGCTCGGCGGCTGGCTGATGACCATTCTGCACAATCTGCACATCTCCGGCCAGCGCGGGCGGCGCCGGCGCGGGGCGGAGGTGCCGGTGGAGGATCTGGCCGACGATCTGGCGCTCAGCGCGCCGCCGGCCGACCGCGGGGCGGTGCGCGACTTCGCCCGCGCCTTCGCCCAACTGAGCGACGAACACCGTACCATCCTGCTGCTGACGGGAATGGAGGGATTGTCCTATCGCGAGGTGGCGGAGGTGCTGGAACTGCCGATCGGGACGGTGATGTCGCGGCTGGCCCGCGCGCGCGAGAAGCTGAGGGTCCTCCTGGACGGTGGAACCCAGCAGATGGTCAGGAGGATCAAGTGA
- a CDS encoding GGDEF domain-containing protein, whose translation MTISLFYRAMNLFFSRRVCWVSFWTPPVLIILIFFNPFSEFVSRLITGNILFVFQLCMILSIIVIERSQLVGRGWWIVFIGISITVFVTSLRVVVGISSPDLLSGAFNASLIQTITYVSSLANLILVSNGFLLMAVERSAHRLRIVAMKDKLTDCWNRLRVEEVARHEMAVLERSGRPVSMILADLDHFKSLNDLHGHWVGDEVIIGFAEIARRSVRSVDLLGRWGGEEFIVLLPGATVAEAVPVAERLRIQLETHVFPGGQRATVSLGVAECRPGDSWETWIRNADTALYSAKAAGRNRTCTYGWEAKAVVPPI comes from the coding sequence TTGACGATCTCTTTGTTTTATCGAGCAATGAATTTATTTTTCTCTAGGCGGGTGTGCTGGGTAAGTTTCTGGACACCTCCTGTCTTGATAATATTGATTTTTTTTAACCCTTTCTCCGAATTTGTCAGCCGGCTCATCACCGGAAATATCCTGTTCGTATTCCAGCTTTGCATGATTTTAAGTATCATCGTTATTGAGCGGAGTCAGCTCGTTGGACGTGGTTGGTGGATCGTATTTATCGGCATATCGATCACTGTCTTCGTAACATCTCTTCGTGTGGTGGTTGGCATATCTTCTCCCGACTTGTTGAGTGGCGCTTTCAACGCGTCGCTGATCCAGACCATTACCTACGTGTCGTCTCTGGCAAATCTCATTTTGGTATCAAATGGATTTCTATTGATGGCCGTCGAACGCTCAGCCCATCGCCTGCGAATTGTTGCGATGAAGGACAAATTGACCGATTGCTGGAACCGGTTGCGGGTGGAGGAGGTGGCGCGGCACGAAATGGCGGTTCTGGAACGCAGCGGCCGGCCGGTTTCGATGATCCTCGCCGACCTCGATCACTTCAAATCACTGAATGACCTGCATGGGCATTGGGTGGGAGACGAGGTTATCATCGGATTCGCGGAGATAGCGCGGCGTTCTGTCCGCTCCGTCGACTTGCTTGGCCGCTGGGGCGGTGAGGAGTTTATCGTCCTGCTGCCGGGAGCCACAGTTGCGGAAGCGGTGCCCGTCGCCGAGCGGCTCCGGATACAACTGGAGACTCATGTGTTTCCGGGCGGACAGCGGGCAACCGTCAGCCTGGGGGTCGCGGAATGCCGACCAGGAGACAGTTGGGAGACCTGGATCAGGAATGCCGATACCGCGCTCTACAGCGCAAAGGCAGCGGGCAGGAACCGGACCTGCACTTACGGATGGGAGGCGAAAGCGGTTGTGCCTCCCATCTGA
- a CDS encoding NADP-dependent isocitrate dehydrogenase: MRDITPVTVARGDGIGPEIMDAVLHVMTAAGARLKVEEVPAGEAVYKRGHPGGLDAAGWGSIRRTRVFLKGPITMPQGYGNKSLNVVARTTLGLFANVRPCVSYHPYVRTRHPRMDVVIIRENEEDLYAGIEHRQTDDVIQSVKLISRPGSERIVRYAFDFARSNHRQKVTAFVKDNVMKMTDGLFLKIFYEIAADYPEIKADHMIVDIGAARLADQPDRFDVIVTLNLYGDIVSDIAAQLTGSVGLAGSANIGETCAMFEAIHGSAPMIAGQGIANPSGLLMAAVMMLVHIGQGDIAARIHNAWLKTIEDGIHTADIYARGLGRVRAGTGAFAEAVVERLGQTPVTMPPVGYSTMRPAYDGLNRLAPRVRALKELVGVDVFLQWSGGLPDDLAELVLPLSTEALTLASISNRSQRVWPDGNADVFCTDHWRCRFLAQGGPVQHGAIVELLGRLAEAGIDFTQTENLCNFDGKAGFSSPGQ; encoded by the coding sequence ATGCGCGATATCACCCCCGTCACGGTCGCCCGCGGCGACGGCATCGGCCCGGAAATCATGGACGCGGTGCTTCATGTGATGACTGCCGCCGGCGCGCGGCTGAAGGTGGAAGAGGTTCCGGCGGGCGAGGCGGTCTACAAGCGCGGCCATCCCGGCGGTCTGGATGCCGCCGGCTGGGGGTCGATCCGCCGCACGCGCGTCTTCCTCAAGGGGCCGATCACCATGCCCCAGGGATACGGCAACAAGTCGCTGAACGTCGTCGCCCGCACCACGCTGGGCCTGTTCGCCAATGTCCGACCCTGCGTGTCCTACCACCCCTATGTGCGGACCCGGCATCCGCGCATGGACGTGGTGATCATCCGCGAGAACGAGGAAGACCTCTATGCCGGGATCGAGCACCGGCAGACCGACGACGTGATCCAGTCGGTGAAGCTGATCTCGCGCCCGGGGTCGGAGCGCATCGTCCGCTACGCCTTCGACTTCGCCCGCTCCAACCACCGGCAAAAGGTGACGGCCTTCGTCAAGGACAACGTCATGAAGATGACGGACGGGCTGTTCCTGAAGATCTTCTACGAGATCGCGGCGGATTATCCGGAGATCAAGGCCGACCACATGATCGTCGACATCGGCGCCGCCCGGCTGGCCGACCAGCCGGACCGCTTCGACGTCATCGTGACTTTGAACCTCTATGGCGACATTGTGTCGGACATCGCCGCCCAGCTGACCGGATCGGTCGGGCTGGCCGGCTCCGCCAACATCGGCGAGACCTGCGCCATGTTCGAGGCGATCCACGGCTCCGCTCCGATGATCGCCGGGCAGGGGATCGCCAACCCCTCCGGCCTGCTGATGGCCGCGGTGATGATGCTGGTCCATATCGGCCAGGGCGACATCGCCGCACGCATCCACAATGCGTGGCTGAAGACGATCGAGGACGGCATCCACACCGCCGACATCTATGCCCGCGGCCTGGGCCGGGTGCGTGCCGGCACCGGCGCCTTCGCCGAGGCGGTGGTGGAGCGGCTGGGGCAGACCCCCGTCACCATGCCGCCGGTCGGCTACTCCACCATGCGACCCGCCTATGACGGTCTGAACCGGCTGGCGCCGCGCGTCCGCGCGCTGAAGGAGCTGGTGGGGGTCGACGTCTTCCTGCAATGGTCCGGCGGCCTGCCCGACGATCTGGCGGAGCTGGTGTTGCCGCTGTCGACCGAGGCGTTGACGCTGGCCAGCATCTCCAACCGATCGCAACGGGTCTGGCCGGACGGCAACGCCGACGTCTTCTGCACCGATCATTGGCGCTGCCGTTTCCTGGCGCAGGGCGGGCCGGTGCAGCATGGGGCCATCGTCGAGCTGCTGGGCCGTCTGGCCGAGGCCGGGATTGACTTCACCCAGACCGAGAACCTGTGCAATTTCGACGGCAAGGCCGGCTTCTCCTCGCCGGGGCAATGA
- a CDS encoding NfeD family protein, whose amino-acid sequence MSPLLWGALGALLIAAELVLPGIFLIWFGGAALLTGLVTALWHDWGLISEAGFFTIAAGTAVGIAIAHARRRNASAEVDASRINDRAGQLVGRAVMLTEPIANGHGRVFVGDTLWAVEGPDRPAGTAMVVAGHRGMILLLQDATEPPRQSTHHGAAE is encoded by the coding sequence ATGTCGCCGCTGCTGTGGGGAGCGCTGGGTGCTTTGCTGATTGCAGCGGAATTGGTGCTGCCCGGAATCTTCCTGATCTGGTTCGGCGGGGCGGCTTTGCTGACCGGCCTCGTCACTGCACTCTGGCACGATTGGGGGCTGATCAGCGAGGCTGGCTTCTTCACCATCGCCGCGGGCACCGCAGTGGGCATCGCCATTGCCCATGCCCGGCGGCGCAACGCGTCGGCGGAAGTCGACGCCTCACGGATCAACGACCGTGCAGGCCAGTTGGTCGGTCGGGCAGTGATGCTGACTGAACCGATCGCCAACGGCCACGGACGCGTGTTCGTCGGCGACACGCTATGGGCGGTGGAAGGGCCGGACCGGCCGGCCGGAACCGCCATGGTGGTCGCCGGGCACCGCGGAATGATACTGCTGCTTCAAGATGCGACGGAGCCACCACGGCAGAGTACGCATCACGGTGCGGCGGAGTGA
- a CDS encoding oxidoreductase, whose product MSNDLFRVAVVGAGETGTPLLRKLLAAPFVELLGVADLDPEAPGIRLASHHGIKTTTDFQELARLGGQLDVLIDVTGVPAVRESLRKAMQETGNHHTVIVHEMVVQLMLSLLNGELVRLKHDTQAY is encoded by the coding sequence ATGTCCAACGATCTGTTCCGCGTCGCCGTCGTCGGAGCCGGCGAGACCGGAACGCCCCTGTTGCGCAAGCTGCTGGCCGCCCCGTTCGTCGAACTGCTGGGTGTGGCCGATCTCGATCCGGAAGCGCCGGGCATTCGGCTCGCAAGCCACCATGGCATAAAGACCACCACCGACTTTCAGGAGTTGGCCCGGTTGGGCGGGCAACTGGACGTGCTGATCGATGTCACCGGCGTGCCGGCGGTCCGCGAATCCCTGCGCAAGGCGATGCAGGAGACCGGCAACCATCACACGGTGATCGTTCATGAGATGGTCGTGCAATTGATGCTGTCGCTCCTGAATGGCGAGCTGGTGCGCTTGAAACACGATACGCAAGCCTATTGA
- a CDS encoding anti-sigma factor family protein: MSGTRNPVSEAELHAWLDGELPEERLADVERHLADHPEIAQRFERYRAQRAMLGQCFGPLIDQPLPDRLIPPFTAREHPEFTSSRWSVSGWGRGALWRTAVAATLLVFVAGGASGWLLRDRMAGAGEPPTAAFIADAVSAHRVFSVEVRHPVEIGVEEEAHLVNWLSKRLGKTMRCPRVTRGGYQLIGGRLLADSAGPVALYMYEDAAGRRITLYIRPTSNTSGSAFRFAQDGRVRALYWQDNGLALAVTGELDRDTLSGVAEEVYGALNS; encoded by the coding sequence ATGAGCGGCACCCGCAATCCCGTGTCCGAGGCCGAGCTGCATGCCTGGCTGGACGGCGAATTGCCGGAGGAGCGTCTGGCCGACGTCGAGCGCCATCTTGCCGACCATCCCGAGATCGCCCAGCGCTTCGAACGCTACCGTGCACAGCGTGCCATGCTGGGGCAGTGTTTCGGTCCGCTGATCGACCAGCCGCTGCCAGACCGCCTGATCCCGCCCTTCACCGCGCGAGAGCATCCGGAATTCACGTCCAGCCGCTGGAGCGTTTCAGGCTGGGGTAGGGGCGCGCTGTGGCGGACCGCGGTCGCCGCCACGCTGCTGGTCTTCGTTGCCGGCGGGGCAAGCGGCTGGCTTCTGCGCGACCGGATGGCAGGAGCGGGAGAACCTCCGACCGCGGCCTTCATCGCCGATGCCGTCTCCGCTCATCGTGTCTTCTCAGTCGAGGTCCGCCACCCGGTCGAGATCGGTGTGGAGGAGGAGGCGCATCTGGTGAACTGGCTGTCCAAGCGGCTGGGCAAGACCATGCGTTGCCCCAGAGTCACACGAGGGGGATACCAGCTGATCGGCGGGCGTCTTCTGGCCGATTCCGCTGGACCTGTGGCCTTGTACATGTACGAGGATGCGGCGGGGCGTCGCATCACGTTGTATATCCGTCCGACTTCCAACACCTCAGGTTCGGCGTTCCGTTTCGCCCAGGATGGGAGGGTGCGTGCATTGTATTGGCAGGACAATGGTTTAGCATTGGCCGTCACTGGCGAGCTCGATCGGGACACTCTGTCCGGCGTTGCCGAGGAAGTGTATGGCGCCCTGAATTCATGA
- a CDS encoding GcrA family cell cycle regulator, with product MSWTDERIQQLKDLWSQGLSASEIADILGDITRNAVIGKAHRLGLSGRPSPIKKKPTRGATILALTERMCKWPVGDPKHQDFHFCGKTALPGMPYCAEHAALAYQPASGSKKRDEERNVGAA from the coding sequence ATGAGTTGGACGGACGAGCGAATTCAACAGCTCAAGGATCTCTGGTCCCAGGGGTTGAGCGCGAGCGAAATCGCCGACATTCTGGGAGACATCACCCGCAACGCGGTCATCGGCAAGGCCCACCGCCTGGGGTTGTCGGGCCGGCCGTCGCCCATCAAGAAAAAGCCGACGCGCGGCGCCACCATCCTCGCTCTGACGGAGCGGATGTGCAAATGGCCGGTCGGCGATCCCAAGCACCAGGATTTCCATTTCTGCGGCAAGACCGCCTTGCCTGGCATGCCCTATTGCGCCGAACATGCCGCCTTGGCTTACCAGCCTGCTTCAGGCAGCAAGAAGCGTGACGAGGAGCGCAACGTCGGCGCCGCCTGA
- a CDS encoding SPFH domain-containing protein encodes MELGILVIAAFVLVVILAITSVRIVPQGFNFIVERLGRYQETLLPGFNVIFPVISSVRAKVDMRETVVDVPSQSVITKDNAAVTADGVLYFQVLDPMKATYEVNDLQRAIQTLAMTTTRTVMGSMDLDELLSQREAINANLLRAVDEATASWGVRVTRIELRDITPPEDIVQAMGRQLKAERLRRAQILEADAEKESQIRIAQGKLEAAKLEAEARERLAEAEAKATRLVSEAVAQGSNQALGYFLGQKYMEALKAFAASPNQKTMILPVELAGVAGALAGLGDLVRDATPPRTPAASQPPPRNPWSVPPTSSSADGE; translated from the coding sequence ATGGAACTCGGCATACTGGTCATTGCGGCGTTCGTTCTGGTCGTCATCTTGGCGATCACCAGCGTCCGCATCGTCCCCCAGGGGTTCAACTTCATCGTCGAACGGCTGGGCCGCTATCAGGAAACGCTGCTGCCGGGCTTCAACGTCATTTTCCCGGTCATCAGTTCCGTCCGCGCGAAGGTCGACATGCGCGAGACGGTGGTGGACGTGCCGTCGCAGAGCGTGATCACCAAGGACAACGCCGCGGTGACCGCCGATGGCGTGCTGTATTTTCAGGTGCTTGATCCGATGAAGGCGACCTATGAGGTCAATGACCTGCAGCGGGCGATCCAGACGCTGGCGATGACCACCACCCGCACGGTGATGGGCTCCATGGATCTGGACGAGTTGCTGAGCCAGCGCGAAGCGATCAACGCCAACCTGCTCCGCGCGGTGGACGAGGCGACTGCCTCCTGGGGCGTGCGGGTGACCCGCATCGAGTTGCGCGACATCACCCCGCCCGAGGACATCGTGCAGGCGATGGGCCGCCAGTTGAAGGCTGAGCGCCTCCGCCGTGCCCAAATCCTGGAGGCCGACGCGGAGAAGGAAAGCCAGATCCGCATTGCCCAGGGCAAGCTGGAAGCCGCCAAGCTGGAGGCCGAAGCGCGTGAACGACTGGCAGAGGCGGAAGCCAAGGCAACCCGACTGGTCTCGGAGGCGGTGGCACAGGGATCGAACCAGGCCCTGGGCTATTTTCTCGGCCAGAAATACATGGAGGCGTTGAAAGCCTTCGCCGCCTCTCCCAACCAGAAAACCATGATCCTGCCAGTGGAATTGGCTGGCGTCGCCGGTGCCCTGGCCGGGCTGGGCGATTTGGTGCGCGACGCCACCCCGCCCCGGACGCCCGCCGCATCACAGCCCCCGCCGCGCAATCCGTGGTCAGTGCCACCGACTTCGTCCTCGGCGGACGGGGAGTGA